In Bacillus toyonensis BCT-7112, a single window of DNA contains:
- a CDS encoding flavin-containing monooxygenase gives MKDLIIIGAGQAGLTMGYYLKQEGYNFLLLEAGKRVGDSWRNRYDSLQLFTSRSYSSLPGMTLIGEKNEFPCKDEIATYLEEYARHFQLPVQLQTEVLKIKKEKEIFELHTPTEILQTKKVIIASGGFQQPFIPSVSANLSSHIFQIHSSQYRSSSQIPQGKALVVGGGNSGMQIAVELAKTHEVTVSISHPITFLPLQLFGKSIFNLLEKVGLLYAEINTKRGRWFQKRKDPIFGFEGKKLIRNGAIKLQEKVVSASGNNIMFQNGDTYSAESVIWSTGFVQNYNWIEIEQAVNEKGFPNHIKGISPVKGLYYIGLPWQSQRGSALICGVGKDAAYVLSEIKKIDQ, from the coding sequence ATGAAAGATCTAATTATTATTGGGGCGGGTCAAGCTGGATTAACAATGGGATATTACTTGAAGCAAGAAGGGTATAATTTTTTATTACTTGAGGCAGGAAAACGAGTTGGTGATTCATGGAGAAATCGATATGATTCTTTGCAGCTTTTTACCTCAAGGTCTTACAGCAGCTTGCCGGGCATGACGTTAATAGGTGAAAAAAATGAATTTCCATGTAAAGATGAAATTGCAACTTATTTAGAAGAATATGCAAGACATTTTCAATTACCGGTACAATTACAAACGGAAGTTCTAAAAATAAAGAAAGAAAAAGAAATATTTGAATTACATACTCCTACAGAAATTTTACAAACGAAAAAAGTTATTATTGCATCAGGTGGTTTTCAGCAACCATTTATTCCCTCAGTTTCAGCAAATCTATCATCACATATTTTTCAAATACATTCATCACAATATAGATCATCATCGCAAATTCCACAGGGGAAGGCACTTGTAGTAGGTGGCGGAAATTCAGGAATGCAAATAGCAGTAGAACTTGCAAAAACGCATGAAGTTACGGTATCTATTAGTCATCCTATAACGTTTTTACCGTTACAACTTTTTGGAAAAAGTATTTTTAATCTGCTAGAAAAAGTGGGTTTATTGTACGCTGAAATAAATACAAAGAGGGGAAGATGGTTTCAGAAGAGAAAGGACCCTATTTTCGGTTTTGAAGGTAAGAAACTTATTCGTAATGGAGCAATCAAACTGCAAGAAAAAGTAGTAAGTGCATCAGGAAATAACATTATGTTTCAGAATGGTGATACTTATAGTGCAGAAAGCGTTATATGGTCAACTGGTTTTGTACAAAATTATAATTGGATTGAAATTGAACAGGCAGTGAATGAGAAAGGATTTCCTAATCATATAAAGGGAATCAGTCCAGTAAAAGGATTGTATTATATCGGTTTACCATGGCAATCTCAAAGGGGGTCCGCACTTATTTGTGGTGTAGGAAAGGATGCAGCGTATGTACTTTCTGAAATCAAAAAAATAGATCAGTAG
- a CDS encoding MazG nucleotide pyrophosphohydrolase domain-containing protein yields the protein MNIVEFQRYVSNFSKEKRFQDTTIEERTIYTMAELGELAEVILKRDTIQDAKREIGLEMFDVIWNVCDLANKLNVDLEKAFEEKMKINKKREW from the coding sequence ATGAATATTGTGGAGTTTCAGAGGTATGTATCAAATTTCAGTAAAGAAAAAAGATTTCAAGATACAACAATTGAAGAGCGCACCATATATACGATGGCGGAATTAGGTGAATTAGCGGAAGTCATATTAAAGCGTGATACAATACAAGATGCGAAAAGAGAGATCGGTTTAGAAATGTTTGATGTAATTTGGAATGTATGTGATTTAGCAAATAAATTAAATGTTGATTTAGAGAAGGCGTTTGAAGAAAAAATGAAAATTAATAAAAAGCGTGAATGGTAA
- a CDS encoding glyoxalase superfamily protein, translating into MITPIFRIFDIEKAKLFYLGFLGFKLDWEHRYEENRPLYLQISLQDAVIHLSEHHGDASPGGAIRIKIDDVKDYHSVLLSKEYAYSKPNIEKTPWGTIELTVIDPFSNRITLYEEKL; encoded by the coding sequence ATGATAACACCTATATTTAGAATTTTTGATATTGAAAAAGCAAAACTATTTTACTTAGGTTTTTTAGGATTTAAACTGGATTGGGAACATCGGTATGAGGAAAATAGGCCATTATATTTGCAAATTTCGTTACAGGATGCTGTGATACATTTATCAGAACATCATGGTGATGCCTCACCAGGTGGTGCGATTCGGATCAAAATAGATGATGTAAAGGATTATCATTCTGTATTATTAAGTAAAGAATATGCCTATTCGAAGCCGAATATAGAAAAAACACCTTGGGGTACAATTGAATTAACTGTAATTGATCCGTTTTCAAATAGAATTACACTGTACGAGGAAAAATTGTAG
- a CDS encoding DMT family transporter has translation MKYKGDITLYNFLSVFIGVLIAVMLPLNGILSELIGKYTASVVIHLVGLIAVIFILIINKNKIRFDKSIPLFLYSAGAIGVFTVLFNNISFSVLGASITIALSLLGQSIASIVIDHFGLLGMKVAKFEKKKLIGLCFISSGIIIMTIY, from the coding sequence ATGAAATACAAAGGGGATATTACATTGTATAACTTTCTTTCTGTCTTTATTGGTGTGCTCATCGCCGTTATGCTTCCACTGAATGGGATTTTATCTGAGTTAATTGGCAAGTACACAGCAAGCGTTGTCATTCACCTTGTCGGTTTAATTGCAGTTATCTTCATTTTAATCATAAACAAAAATAAAATTCGTTTCGATAAAAGTATTCCACTTTTTTTATATAGTGCTGGAGCGATTGGAGTATTCACTGTTCTTTTTAACAATATAAGTTTCTCCGTCCTTGGTGCTTCTATTACGATCGCATTAAGTTTACTCGGTCAATCTATTGCTTCCATCGTTATTGACCATTTCGGCTTATTAGGAATGAAAGTTGCAAAGTTTGAAAAGAAAAAACTAATTGGATTATGTTTCATCTCTTCTGGAATTATAATCATGACAATTTATTAA
- a CDS encoding amino acid permease, producing MANKELKRGLEARHIQMIALGGTIGVGLFMGSASTIKWTGPSVMLAYAIAGIFIFFIMRAMGEMLYMEPSTGSFATFGHKYIHPLAGYMTAWSNWFQWVIVGMSEIIAVGAYMQYWFPGLPAWIPGVIAMVILGAANLISVKSFGEFEFWFAMIKIVTILLMIIAGFGLIFFGIGNGGEAIGISNLWSNGGFFTGGFSGFFFALSLVVGAYQGVELIGITAGEAKDPKKTLTRAIQSTIWRILIFYIGAIFVIVTVYPWDQLSTIGSPFVATFAKVGITAAAGLINFVVITAAMSGCNSGIYSAGRMLYTLGVNGQAPKYFTKISSNGVPLFGTVGVIIGLAVGVVLSYIAPKNLFVYVYSASVLPGMVPWFVILISQIRFRKEKGAEMKDHPFKMPFAPVTNYLTIAFLIMVLIGMWFNDDTRISLVVGIVFLAIVTISFYAFGIGKRAPLDTQNDQEISSK from the coding sequence GTGGCAAACAAAGAATTGAAAAGAGGTTTAGAAGCACGTCATATTCAAATGATTGCTTTAGGCGGAACAATTGGTGTTGGTTTGTTTATGGGTTCAGCTAGCACGATTAAGTGGACAGGTCCGTCAGTAATGCTTGCCTATGCAATTGCAGGTATTTTTATCTTCTTCATCATGCGTGCCATGGGAGAAATGTTGTATATGGAGCCAAGTACAGGTTCATTTGCGACGTTCGGTCATAAGTATATTCACCCGTTAGCTGGTTATATGACAGCGTGGAGTAACTGGTTCCAGTGGGTTATCGTTGGGATGTCAGAGATTATCGCAGTTGGAGCGTATATGCAATATTGGTTCCCAGGTCTACCGGCTTGGATACCAGGTGTGATTGCAATGGTTATTCTTGGTGCAGCTAACTTAATTTCTGTTAAGTCATTTGGTGAATTTGAATTTTGGTTTGCGATGATTAAAATCGTTACGATTTTATTAATGATTATTGCTGGATTTGGCCTTATTTTCTTCGGAATTGGTAACGGCGGAGAAGCGATTGGCATATCTAATCTTTGGTCAAATGGCGGTTTCTTTACAGGTGGTTTTTCAGGATTCTTCTTTGCATTATCACTTGTAGTTGGAGCATATCAAGGTGTGGAATTAATTGGGATCACTGCTGGTGAAGCGAAAGATCCGAAGAAGACACTTACAAGAGCGATTCAAAGTACAATTTGGCGTATTTTAATATTCTATATTGGTGCTATTTTCGTTATTGTAACTGTGTATCCGTGGGATCAATTAAGTACAATTGGTAGTCCGTTCGTGGCAACTTTTGCGAAGGTTGGTATTACGGCAGCAGCTGGACTTATTAACTTCGTTGTTATTACAGCGGCGATGTCTGGCTGTAATAGTGGTATTTATAGTGCTGGACGTATGCTGTATACGTTAGGTGTAAATGGACAAGCACCGAAATACTTTACGAAAATTTCTAGTAACGGTGTTCCATTATTTGGTACAGTTGGTGTAATAATTGGTTTAGCGGTTGGTGTAGTTTTAAGTTATATTGCGCCAAAAAACTTATTTGTATATGTGTATAGTGCGAGTGTACTTCCAGGTATGGTACCATGGTTCGTCATTTTAATTAGTCAAATTCGTTTTAGAAAAGAAAAAGGGGCAGAGATGAAAGATCATCCGTTCAAAATGCCATTTGCTCCTGTTACAAACTATTTAACGATTGCCTTTTTAATTATGGTATTAATCGGAATGTGGTTTAACGATGATACTCGTATCTCACTAGTTGTAGGTATTGTTTTCTTAGCTATCGTTACAATTAGTTTCTATGCTTTCGGAATAGGGAAGCGAGCGCCATTAGATACTCAAAATGATCAAGAGATTTCAAGTAAATAA
- a CDS encoding DMT family transporter, with the protein MLYITIAILAGVSIVVARIINANLAKEIGNWEGTFFNYITGLFFSALFLIFSSDSFYIPIHTLQSIPIAVYLGGLVGVIVISLSNYITPKISAFYLTLLIFIGQLFAGTIIDFFLTNELSIGKVIGGIFVLIGLTYNLLIDRPIKTVKHNQVQL; encoded by the coding sequence ATGTTATATATTACGATCGCTATTTTAGCTGGTGTTTCTATCGTTGTTGCTAGAATTATTAACGCGAATTTAGCAAAGGAAATTGGCAATTGGGAAGGGACCTTTTTCAATTATATTACTGGATTATTTTTCTCCGCTCTATTTTTAATTTTCAGTTCAGATTCATTTTATATTCCAATTCATACGTTGCAATCCATTCCTATCGCTGTATACTTAGGCGGATTAGTTGGCGTTATCGTTATTTCATTATCCAACTATATTACTCCTAAAATATCAGCCTTTTATTTAACATTACTCATCTTTATCGGACAATTATTTGCGGGGACTATTATTGATTTCTTCCTGACAAATGAACTCTCAATCGGTAAAGTTATCGGTGGCATTTTCGTATTAATTGGGCTCACTTACAATTTACTCATAGATCGCCCGATAAAAACTGTGAAGCATAACCAAGTTCAACTATAA
- a CDS encoding zinc-binding alcohol dehydrogenase family protein codes for MKAIGLHEYLPIEEENSLIDIEVERPVAVGRDILVKINAISVNPVDAKVRSPKDKKEDVAKILGWDASGVVVQTGEGCTLFKEGDEVFYAGSITRQGTYSEYHLVDERIVGKKPKTLSDTESAAIPLTAITAWEGLFERLGINYAKKSENTFKNILIIGGAGGVGSIAIQLAKWAGLNVIATASRDETIEWVKTFGADHTINHHKPLKEQLQSLGFNDVDYIFCLNNTDQHWHGIGEVIKPQGKICSIVENEHPLEMGILKSKSATFVWEFMFTKPMYETGDMITQHELLNKVSELLDEGILKTTLNETLAPINAENLKKAHALLESGRTIGKIVLEKF; via the coding sequence ATGAAAGCAATTGGTTTACATGAATACTTACCTATTGAAGAAGAAAACAGTTTAATTGATATTGAAGTTGAAAGACCTGTTGCCGTAGGAAGAGATATACTTGTTAAAATTAACGCGATTTCCGTTAATCCAGTTGATGCAAAAGTTCGCTCTCCGAAAGATAAAAAAGAAGATGTAGCGAAAATACTTGGCTGGGATGCTAGTGGTGTTGTCGTACAAACTGGCGAAGGTTGTACGTTATTTAAAGAAGGCGATGAAGTGTTTTACGCTGGAAGTATTACGAGACAAGGTACATATAGTGAATACCACCTAGTCGATGAAAGAATCGTTGGTAAAAAACCTAAAACTTTAAGTGATACTGAATCTGCCGCAATTCCTTTAACAGCTATTACGGCGTGGGAAGGTTTATTCGAGCGTTTAGGCATTAATTACGCTAAGAAAAGCGAAAATACATTTAAAAACATTTTAATTATCGGCGGAGCTGGTGGTGTCGGTTCAATCGCAATTCAGCTTGCGAAATGGGCTGGATTAAATGTAATCGCAACTGCGTCTCGCGATGAAACGATAGAATGGGTGAAAACCTTTGGAGCTGACCATACAATTAACCATCATAAACCTTTAAAAGAGCAACTACAAAGCCTTGGATTCAACGATGTAGATTATATTTTCTGCTTAAATAATACAGATCAGCATTGGCATGGTATAGGTGAAGTAATTAAACCACAAGGTAAAATTTGCTCTATCGTAGAAAATGAACATCCTCTTGAAATGGGCATTCTAAAAAGTAAAAGTGCGACCTTTGTTTGGGAGTTTATGTTCACAAAGCCGATGTATGAAACTGGTGATATGATTACGCAGCATGAACTATTAAATAAAGTGAGCGAATTATTAGATGAAGGTATTTTAAAGACCACTTTAAATGAAACATTAGCACCAATTAACGCTGAAAACTTAAAGAAAGCACATGCATTACTTGAGAGTGGACGTACAATTGGGAAGATTGTATTAGAGAAGTTTTAA
- a CDS encoding GNAT family N-acetyltransferase, translating into MNGLNVKATTQEDLQQILKLCTIYDQAIYGEVDTTVEDITNSWKGIDVSKSSYVVMNEEEIIAYGILTGSERQFPSAVLIHSNYMNQGIEQIIWSKLEGRAKELVSNSSRLNGKIVTQANNFYEEKMLEEAGFIPTRIWWGMGIELQGNVPSPIWPNGVTVRHYIQGVDDGRLHQAFNEAFADHWNSQPSTLEEFLQRTERDGFHPTLWSLAMAGDEVVGFIFSKKGTDNKAEITHLGVRCSKRKQGLGLSLLHHAFSQLYEEGILKVQLNVDSENITGAPRVYEVAGMEVQSKFVRFDKEVLAKGVYGM; encoded by the coding sequence ATGAACGGTCTAAATGTTAAAGCAACTACACAAGAAGATTTACAACAAATTTTAAAACTATGTACAATTTATGATCAAGCCATTTACGGTGAAGTTGATACAACGGTAGAGGATATTACGAACTCATGGAAAGGTATTGATGTTAGTAAAAGTTCTTACGTTGTTATGAATGAAGAAGAAATAATTGCTTATGGTATTTTGACAGGGAGTGAAAGACAGTTTCCATCTGCTGTACTTATTCATTCTAATTATATGAATCAAGGTATTGAACAAATAATATGGTCAAAGCTTGAAGGGCGGGCTAAGGAGCTTGTTAGTAATTCGTCTCGCTTGAATGGCAAGATTGTAACACAAGCAAATAATTTTTATGAGGAAAAAATGTTAGAAGAAGCTGGTTTTATTCCAACTCGTATTTGGTGGGGGATGGGGATTGAATTGCAGGGGAATGTTCCATCACCAATATGGCCAAATGGGGTTACAGTGCGACATTACATACAGGGTGTGGATGATGGGAGATTACATCAAGCTTTTAATGAAGCCTTTGCGGACCACTGGAATTCGCAACCTTCTACGTTAGAAGAGTTTTTGCAACGTACTGAAAGAGATGGGTTTCATCCTACATTATGGTCACTAGCAATGGCTGGGGATGAGGTAGTTGGTTTTATATTTAGTAAAAAGGGTACTGATAATAAAGCTGAAATTACGCACCTAGGTGTAAGATGTTCTAAGCGGAAACAAGGGTTAGGATTATCACTATTACACCATGCATTTAGTCAATTGTACGAAGAAGGGATTTTAAAAGTTCAACTGAATGTAGATTCTGAAAATATTACAGGCGCACCTCGCGTATATGAAGTAGCTGGAATGGAAGTACAGAGTAAATTTGTTCGCTTTGATAAGGAGGTCCTTGCTAAGGGTGTATATGGTATGTAA
- the aiiA gene encoding quorum-quenching N-acyl homoserine lactonase AiiA: MTVKKLYFVPAGRCMLDHSSVNSTLTPGNLLNLPVWCYLLETEEGPILVDTGMPESAVNNENLFDGTFVEGQILPKMTEEDRIVNILKRVGYEPEDLLYIISSHLHFDHAGGNGAFTNTPILVQRAEYETAQHSEEYLKECILPNLNYKIIEGDYEVVPGVQLLYTPGHTPGHQSLFIETENSGPVLLTIDASYTKENFEDEVPFAGVDSELALSSIKRLKEIVRKENPIVFFGHDIEQEKSCKVFPEYI, encoded by the coding sequence ATGACGGTAAAGAAGCTTTATTTCGTGCCAGCTGGTCGTTGTATGTTAGATCATTCTTCTGTTAATAGTACGCTCACACCGGGGAATTTATTAAACTTACCAGTATGGTGTTATTTATTGGAGACAGAAGAAGGGCCAATTTTAGTAGATACAGGTATGCCAGAAAGTGCGGTTAATAATGAAAATTTATTTGACGGTACATTTGTTGAAGGGCAGATTTTACCGAAAATGACTGAAGAAGATAGGATCGTGAATATTTTAAAACGCGTTGGTTATGAGCCGGAAGACCTTCTTTATATTATTAGTTCTCACTTGCATTTTGATCATGCAGGGGGAAATGGTGCTTTTACAAATACACCGATTCTTGTGCAACGTGCTGAATATGAGACGGCACAACATAGTGAAGAATATTTGAAAGAATGTATATTGCCGAATTTAAACTACAAAATCATTGAAGGGGATTATGAAGTCGTACCAGGTGTTCAATTATTGTATACGCCAGGACATACTCCAGGACATCAGTCACTATTCATTGAGACGGAAAACTCTGGCCCAGTGTTATTAACGATTGATGCATCGTATACGAAAGAGAATTTTGAAGATGAAGTGCCGTTCGCGGGGGTTGATTCGGAATTAGCTTTATCTTCAATTAAGCGTTTAAAAGAAATTGTTAGGAAAGAGAATCCAATTGTTTTCTTTGGACATGATATAGAACAGGAAAAGAGCTGTAAAGTGTTCCCGGAATATATATAG
- a CDS encoding multidrug effflux MFS transporter, whose protein sequence is MKKVSVPSLWLMIILVAFPQISETIYTPSLPDISKALHVSNNEVQLTLSVYFAGFALGVFFIGWLSDIIGRRPAMLLGIVIYGAGSFLCFIASSIEFLLLSRFIQAFGASAGSVVTQTILRESVEGHKRHVMFAQISAVIAFTPAIGPLIGGFLDQMFGFKIVFLSLVVMSIGILLYTFVSLPETKTGAVTDKINVFSVLKRLITNPKVVTYGLLIGGANGVLFSYYAEAPFIFIEYFKLSPSMYGFLGIVVASASIIGAKFSKRLLTTYKPEKIIYIGCFVMTGGAVALSIITSVGSNPNIIYMIGFLVAMFILLLGIGVALPNCLSLALVDFQDVIGTAGALFSLGYYIIVTVTIWGMSQLHTGSLLVMPLYFLAIVAIMLVFTKVFIVGKRVEKAV, encoded by the coding sequence ATGAAAAAAGTCTCAGTACCATCACTTTGGTTAATGATTATTCTTGTGGCATTTCCGCAAATTAGTGAAACAATTTATACACCGTCTTTACCAGACATTTCAAAGGCGTTACATGTAAGTAATAATGAGGTGCAGTTAACGCTTAGTGTTTATTTTGCTGGATTTGCTTTAGGTGTATTTTTTATTGGATGGTTATCCGATATAATTGGTCGTCGCCCGGCGATGTTACTTGGAATTGTCATATATGGCGCGGGGAGCTTCTTATGCTTTATTGCAAGTTCCATTGAATTTTTATTGTTAAGTCGTTTTATTCAGGCGTTTGGAGCAAGTGCAGGATCAGTTGTGACACAAACGATTCTTCGTGAAAGTGTAGAAGGGCATAAACGTCACGTTATGTTTGCTCAAATTTCGGCAGTCATTGCTTTTACACCAGCAATAGGACCGTTAATTGGTGGCTTTCTTGATCAAATGTTTGGATTTAAAATAGTATTTTTAAGTTTAGTAGTTATGAGTATCGGAATTTTGCTGTATACGTTTGTTTCTCTTCCAGAAACAAAAACGGGTGCAGTAACGGATAAAATAAATGTGTTTTCTGTTTTAAAACGGTTGATTACAAATCCGAAAGTAGTAACATATGGGCTATTAATTGGAGGAGCGAATGGCGTTTTATTTAGCTATTATGCAGAAGCGCCGTTTATCTTTATTGAATACTTTAAGTTATCGCCTAGTATGTACGGATTTCTAGGAATTGTTGTTGCTTCCGCTTCTATTATTGGGGCGAAATTTTCAAAGCGGTTACTTACCACTTATAAACCAGAGAAAATTATATATATCGGTTGTTTTGTAATGACAGGTGGAGCAGTCGCTTTATCTATTATTACTTCAGTTGGATCAAATCCAAACATAATATATATGATTGGATTTTTAGTAGCGATGTTTATATTGCTATTAGGAATTGGGGTAGCATTACCTAACTGTTTAAGTTTAGCATTAGTAGATTTTCAAGATGTCATTGGTACAGCTGGAGCATTGTTTAGCTTAGGGTACTATATAATAGTGACGGTGACAATTTGGGGAATGAGTCAACTTCATACGGGCTCGTTACTGGTGATGCCACTTTATTTTCTAGCTATTGTAGCTATCATGTTGGTGTTTACTAAGGTGTTTATTGTTGGTAAACGAGTTGAAAAAGCAGTTTAA
- a CDS encoding serine hydrolase domain-containing protein, which translates to MNLKSSNIYEKMNQYSVAGLSLAVIRNGKLDEATAFGTLEAGTTRAVTTNSLFNSCSISKFITTMLVLTLSEQGIVYLDEDVNDKLTSWNIPTNLFTSQKSITSRNLLSHQSGLIDPPNSFEHYTPAKGLPNMSELLSGKTLYCPVPIEVAYKPESEFHYSDANFCIIELLLEDITGKSFNQLLEEHIFQPLQMKNSTLFSPKDIDKTDVFACGHNKDGTVANERFPFYPFAAASGIWTTPTDLSALVIEIIHSLQGKGKLKLSQKLVIDMISPQGCSKWTGLGVFLDDSNGKLQVYSLGWGVGFQCMMVCYPYCGNGAVIMTNSDLGVHQMEGIIGEVVKTLSL; encoded by the coding sequence ATGAACTTAAAAAGTAGCAATATATACGAAAAAATGAATCAATATTCCGTTGCAGGTTTAAGCCTCGCTGTTATACGTAATGGCAAACTAGATGAAGCGACTGCCTTTGGAACACTTGAAGCTGGAACAACTAGAGCTGTTACTACAAATTCTCTCTTTAATTCTTGCTCTATCAGCAAATTCATCACTACAATGCTCGTACTAACATTATCAGAGCAAGGTATCGTATATTTAGATGAAGACGTAAATGATAAACTCACATCTTGGAACATTCCTACCAATCTATTTACTTCACAAAAAAGCATCACTTCGAGAAACTTATTAAGCCATCAATCTGGACTCATTGATCCACCTAATAGTTTTGAACATTATACACCTGCAAAAGGATTACCTAATATGTCTGAGCTCCTTTCCGGTAAAACACTATATTGCCCCGTACCTATAGAAGTAGCTTATAAACCAGAAAGTGAATTTCATTACTCGGACGCAAACTTTTGTATAATCGAGCTACTACTAGAAGATATTACAGGAAAATCATTTAATCAGTTATTAGAAGAACATATCTTCCAGCCACTACAAATGAAAAATAGTACACTCTTCTCTCCAAAAGACATAGATAAAACTGATGTTTTTGCTTGCGGCCATAATAAAGATGGAACTGTAGCAAATGAGAGATTTCCATTTTATCCATTCGCAGCTGCTTCAGGCATTTGGACAACACCAACTGACTTATCAGCTTTAGTTATTGAAATCATTCATTCCTTACAAGGAAAGGGCAAACTAAAACTTTCTCAAAAATTAGTAATAGACATGATTTCTCCTCAAGGTTGCTCAAAATGGACTGGATTAGGTGTTTTTCTAGATGATTCTAATGGAAAATTACAGGTTTATTCACTCGGATGGGGCGTTGGATTTCAATGTATGATGGTTTGTTATCCATACTGCGGGAATGGTGCTGTTATTATGACTAATTCCGATTTAGGTGTTCATCAAATGGAAGGGATCATTGGTGAGGTTGTAAAAACGTTATCCTTATAA
- the yeiL gene encoding transcriptional regulator YeiL: protein MKKVCNSIKLAEYMKKNNIDSFFSHDMKPYMELIFFKKNEFICRENEEIDYLYFFVEGKAKAFNTLSNGKSVLLCFYDSLQLLGDVELIHSQRITSNVQVMADSYCVGLPLGKVRNKLFHDAKFLRCICGSLAHKLNRLSKNSTINLLYPLENRLASYMLAAGERAVQHENRIVFSGNLTEIAELLGTSYRHLLRTLNIFCDKEIIKKNDGCYEVVNVDVLRELEADVYK from the coding sequence ATGAAGAAAGTATGTAATTCTATTAAATTAGCAGAGTATATGAAGAAAAATAATATTGATTCATTTTTTAGTCATGATATGAAGCCATATATGGAACTTATATTTTTTAAAAAGAATGAGTTTATTTGTAGAGAAAATGAAGAGATAGATTATTTATATTTCTTTGTTGAAGGAAAAGCGAAAGCGTTTAACACATTAAGTAACGGGAAATCCGTATTACTGTGTTTTTATGATAGTTTGCAGTTACTTGGAGATGTGGAGTTAATTCATTCCCAAAGGATTACTTCAAATGTACAAGTGATGGCAGATTCATATTGTGTGGGGTTACCTTTAGGAAAAGTGAGAAATAAGCTATTTCATGATGCGAAATTTTTAAGATGTATTTGCGGATCATTAGCACATAAATTAAACCGACTTTCAAAAAACAGTACAATTAATTTATTGTATCCGCTTGAAAATAGACTTGCGAGTTACATGTTAGCAGCAGGGGAACGAGCAGTTCAGCATGAAAATAGAATTGTATTTAGTGGGAATTTAACGGAAATAGCGGAATTGTTAGGAACGAGCTATCGGCATTTGTTGCGAACATTAAATATTTTTTGTGATAAAGAGATAATAAAGAAGAACGATGGATGCTATGAAGTAGTAAACGTGGATGTTTTGAGAGAATTGGAAGCAGATGTTTATAAATAG
- a CDS encoding DUF3784 domain-containing protein, producing MTLFASPSLFIVAILSFALAYFIGVKQYTWLLSGFNERRVPDKVKLSKIVGLYNLVAGVIATIGSVFTTPNVTIVIPIIIIGHFIIAAYVNTRMVQ from the coding sequence ATGACTCTCTTCGCTTCCCCATCATTATTCATAGTGGCAATCCTTTCATTTGCACTAGCTTATTTCATTGGAGTAAAACAATACACTTGGCTCTTATCAGGATTCAACGAACGCCGCGTGCCTGATAAAGTGAAGTTATCAAAAATAGTTGGTCTTTATAATTTAGTTGCTGGTGTCATTGCCACAATCGGTAGTGTCTTCACTACTCCTAATGTCACGATCGTTATTCCTATCATTATAATTGGACACTTTATTATCGCCGCTTATGTAAATACACGCATGGTGCAGTGA